Genomic segment of Arachis hypogaea cultivar Tifrunner chromosome 11, arahy.Tifrunner.gnm2.J5K5, whole genome shotgun sequence:
ctATTTAATTTCTATAAATCCTACTTTTAATCtcgtattttttttatcttaattctttttattcttttattctatTAACATATTTGTATGATATATTTTAATCTTCCAAGTATTTTTCAATACCTCTAAATTAagtcaaataaaattttagttcCATTAAAAAATAGATATGTAGATAATTATTACTATATTAAAGGGTACTTGCTTATATTTACAACTTTTAGAACcatatatgtaaatatttataCGCTAACATTATTATCTTTGTAAATATCTCTTATAATTAAATtacaaacaacaacaataacaataataatagttaaaacaagaagaaaataattataagaattaaaattttaaaatctttttatatCTTATACaaatatcaaatttcaaatttttaatattgaCGAGACAATAAATTTCTCTCGCTCAAAActctaaatttaataaattttagtttacTAGTTAATTCACATCCAAGTAATTTTAGCATTTAAgtttattcaaataatttataGTCAcacgcttttttttttcttcttctccgcccttatttcaaatttatgtatacgttcttcttcttcttcccataCTTGTTTCAAATTCATGCatatgttctttttcttcttcttcttctttcttgatgCTACGtcgtcttcttctcctcctcctttttttttttttatttttcactttcgtTACTGTTATCACCACCACCACTTCCTccccctcttcctcctcctcatcttctttctttttcttttctcattttttgttcatgattcaaaTTTTGTTTATGTGCTTGTTTTCGAATTGAGTTTGTGTGTcgcaattattaaataatttcgtTTCATCCTGAATTTAAATAAAGGTACACTTGGTCTGTGTTTGTTTTGAAACGAGTTTAcattcttaatttaatttttgattcatttctgagtgaattatTTTGTTATGTGCTTATTTTGAAACGAGTttacattttgaatttaatttttggttcgttttttaatataatttcggtttatttctgagtaaattattttattctgtgCTTTTTTGAAACGAGTTTACACTCTGAATTTAATTTTcggtttattttaaatataatttcggtttattctaaatataatttcggttcatttctgttatgcacaattcaaaactcttcatccCCATCTTTTACCGTTTCTTCACcaggaagggagagaaggaggaaaaaaatacagtaacaacaacaaaaagaatgacgataagaaaaaaaagtaaaaaacacgtgaaaaaaaaagaatgcgaaaaagaaggaagaggagaaacGCAAAAAAAAGCGAAAAAGAAAACAAGCGTAAACGAGCCTGAAAAAAAGATGAAGCAACTGCGTAAGAATGAGAAGCATGTGCGCGTGTAATTAAGCTTTTAATAAGAGTAATTTTTGTTGATGTTAAACCtacataaataaatttaaaaaaaaatacttaaatatgtAGCAAGCTACTAATTAAAAATTGTTTGGTGTTTATTGTTTAGCAATTTTAATTAATGAGTATGGAATATTCCATGAAGATTAAACAAGCCGTAATTAAGTTGAATAATCATCTTCTTCTAGAGTCTAGACCAACTAGAGgaagaaaaatctaaaaagaagagaaactgagattttacattttttatttaaaaaaaaaagaaaaagaaaaagaaaaagaaaaagcaagagaaCACTGAACACAGGTCTTAGAAATTTCCCAATAATTTCAAACACATCGTTTGCCCTAACCACCTCACTCCTCGGGCGCATCCCCACCACCGTCGCCGGCCTTCAAAATTGAGCTCCATCCGCTCCGTTCGCCGGCGGCGCTACCGTCCTCCTTTCGTCGTTTGTCTTGAGCTCAACGCCGGCGGCTACAAACACTAATTGCCAGAAACGCTGTCTTTTCGAGAAGAATCTTTTCGAGTAGAACATTCTCGAATCCTTCTTTTGTTTCAGTGTTAGATAAAGCAAAAGAAACTGAACTTGCTTGCCGGTGTATACACAGTCCTGGAGATCGCTGCATCAGATTCCATTCCACTGGTAAACCTCAACATTTTGCTTTGGAACTTTCTCGAAATTTTAATCTTTTGACCGCCGTTCATtgtgttttctttaaaaaatgatttattaatttagttaaggTTTGTTTCCCTGGATTCGGTTATCgttttgaagaaattaaaaaaaaggggggggggggatggAGGGGTGTAATGCTGGGATTTGTTCGTGTTGTGTGAGTTTGCAGTTATAATTATCATTTGTTTGGTGTTGTGGAAAATAATAACTTGTTTGGTGTTGAAGAAGTTGTGGTTGACTTGTTGTGACTTGAATTTGAGTTTAGCTTGTTGAGCTGGATCAGCTCCCTGTGACTATTTTAAGTTTAAGGAGTTTCGGATTAATTTTAGAGTAAACTCATTTTTCTAGTTAAGTGGAGCAAACTTAGCTGTAGTTTGGTATGAACTTCATTGTATGATCCATAATTCCATATAACCCACTTTGTGACTAGGATTGCATGTTGTATTTAATTGGTAAGTTGAGCTGGCGGTGTTTTAGATTGGCTAAGCTCGCATTTGATGTTCTAGGTAGACAAGTATGATCACTTAAAGGATTGGATTTTATAAACTGGAATTATCCTGTGAAGATGATGCATTTATCTGGTACTGATTGTAAAATACTATTGTAGTATTAGGGAACATTTATGCATTGGATAGGGAACATGATGCTTGCGTTGCAAGTCCCTTATGTCTTAGGGGTTAGATACAGAATCCCCTAAATGGAGAGTTCCCTATCTTTTCAGCCTGGCTTTTAGGCCTACACCTACCTGATCATCTGTGCTAATTGGAACGAAATCAAAGGCTGGGTTGTTTTCCTCATTGTGTTGATGCACCATGTTACACTTTTTGTAGGGTTGAGAAAGGAGCATTAGTTGCATAGCATGCCATATATTAGCCTGGCATTTAGTGTGGACTCTCTTTCTCATTGAAACATCATGATCTTAAGTTCTTAACCGTTAATGATCTAATCATACAATCCAAAGTGTTGTTCACAACCCATTTTATCAAAGGCCAAACTAAACATGCAGAGGGCTCTCTTTTGCCTTCAAAGTAAACCGGAACTTCCACTCCAAGAAAATCTTACCTTTAGCATAGCAATAGCAGGAGTCTTTCTTAGTGCAATACCAATGCTTAAAGCATGCGAGCCGCCCTAGCATCCAGATTCTAAGCCACACCCACCCACAATTCTTAAATGGATCTTAGGCCAGTAGGCTCAAAGAATAAGAGATGCATTTCTTTACAGACCTATATTTTCTAGctcataaattaatttatccaatttttttcatttaataaaagaAGAATTTTATTGAGATGAAGATAGAAGTTTACCAAAAGGTAGGAGAGGATAAGGGATACTCTTTACAAGAATAAATCAAACCACAAAGGAATTACTGATGAAGCATAGCTTTCCAATCTTGaaatatttgaaaaggaaattccTGTAAAAAGATCATGTTAAGATTCAATTGCACAGTTTGCTGGATTGCGACTGAGAGACATTTAAAGTACGGAATTGTGCCTTTGAAGTAGACCGTAACTTGTGTTCTGTCCGATTGTTTAGGGGCTGTGTTTACTTGAAACAAGGAAAGATGGGTGTTAGATAGTCGGGGGCTAATGCTCAAGTTAAAGAGCTTGCACCAGGCTAATTTAGAGTTAGCATATGCATTGGCTGTGGTGGAAGTTCTAGGACAGAACATGTTATGAGAACTCTAAACTCCTTGATTTATTGATTGAATTACGGAATGTTGATACATGTACGTATACAAATACATCTGTTACATTTATATCAGTATGAAAAGGATGTCTCTTATAATGTGTAGTCTACAAGTTATGTATGCTACAAAGACCAGACCTTGGCTTTCTCCCTTTCACGTTGACAGTGAAAATTTTCTGGCACATTTTTTCATACTAAATTTGCTTTCTAGaaataaaatgataattatggAATCATTTAATTACATATTTGGAACTGTTTTTATTACATATCAATTGGATCTATTTACTTAGTTTTGTTTATTGATGCAGGTGTTATGGAGATATCATTGTTAAAGATGCTTGTTAATGGCATATCCTCGTTTCTGAATTTATCGTTTTCTGGAAACGTCAACTCGGAACCCATCTCAAAGTATTACCAAAAGGCAGAGGAGATACTTAGGCTGTTGAAGCCAATTATTGATGCAATTGCTCATTCTGAGTTAGCTTCTGATGAAGTGCTTAGTAAGATATTTGAAGAACTCGGTCATGCAGTTGATGAATTAAGGGAGCATATTGAGAACTGGCACCTGTTGTCCAGCAAAGTTTACTTTGTAAGTGTCATAATATCTCAATTCTTCGTTTGCAGATATACAAGGCATATCTATTTTAGTCATTAATTTAATGTCAAATGAGCTGATCTTCCATTATGACCGATTGTTCTTCTCATTTCTTTATGTTCGGATTCAATCCTGTTGCCTTTTGCAGTGGTTAGGGAAGGAAATTATGCTATTTCTGCTTTCTCTTCTAATCGAACACAATTATGATGACCTTCACATATAttgtcatctctctctctctctctctctctctctctctctctctctctctctctctcacacacacacacacacacacacacactgttCCTCTTCTCCTCCCGCACACCATTCCTTCATATTTTTAGCTGTGTAGTTTACTCAAAGCTTTGTGTTTGTTGTGCacttatttctattttaatttcatttattttaataGTTAGAAGTTTTGTTTTCGAGAACCATGGTTCAGGGTCCTAATAATTCATGTTATAGTTATGGTTAATGGAGATGATCTTGTGGTGGATGTGATAACTTGTTAGCTTGCTTGTTGCACTCAAACTGCAGACTTTCTTAATTTTAGAAGAAATCTTCACATtatttcatcttcttttcttgtttgcttGGTGATGATCCAGCTCTTTCATCACCAACAAATTGTTTTTGAACAAAAAAAGTTCTTCTATCTGAACAAGTGTACCTCTTCCATCATATTTATCATAAACCTGATTACAACTTTCAAAAACCATGTTCACATGTTAGTATAGTTTTCCACTTGATCATAGTTGTCTGTCTTGGCTTCTTTAATGTATTTTATCATTTGATATTATCTAGTTACCAAGTCTCATTTTCTAGATAGGATGAACTGTGTTATTCTCCTAAGAAAATGTTCATTGTCATGGTTTTAGTTATTTAAAGAAACTTTGATTTTTAGCTATCTTCTTTATTTAAGTGAAATTTTGTTGGTTTCAGCTTTGACTTGTGAAATGCATCTATGAAATGATCTTGTTATACTTGGTGGGTTATTTTCTGGAAGATAATGCTATATGAACCTTTTAGAGAGAGAACACGTGTGAAGAGTCATTAGATTGCTTGTGGATTAATGTGGAAATATGACACCTCATAGATCTACAGGGAAATCTAATAGCACAAAATTGTTACATGTTTATATGGCATTACCTTCTcccgagatatatatatatatatatatatatatatatatatatatatatatatatatatatatatcacttctTACTTAAAGGGTTACCTTTTCATTCTATACACCTTTGCAAGATATGATTAGGATATAACTGAAGAGTGTTCAAAGACCTTTGCTTGAGTTAGCTACCCGCCTGGCAGAAGTAAGACATGTAGTAGTTCTTTTGTTGTGCCTGCATCTAATGGGATGTACATGGCATGACTGTTGCAAGTTATGCATGTTGAATTCTCACTACATCTGCTATTATGATCACTAGGCTATGCAAGTTGAACCCTTGATATCTAGGATAAGGACTTTGGGGCTCAATATTTTCCAGCAGCTGAAGGTTTCTCAGCAATGTCTCCCCGATGAATTGAGTTCTGATCATCTGGAGGTAAAACATTCTATCAAACAAAAGAGTTGGTTTAAGCTTCGTCTTTTAACTGGAGTCATATTTTCATTATGTGAAAGAAACTGAGGATGTGTAATATCAATATTAAAATTGCAGCATTGTGTTCAGAAACTTAAGCATTTGGGACATGAAGAAGTATCAGCAGTCATTAAGGAAGCTATTACTGAACAACGGGAAGGTTTAGGACCCAGTTCAGAGGTCCTGGCAAAAATTGCTGATAGCCTAGGTCTAAAGTCTAATCAGGAGGTTCTGATTGAGGCTGTGGCCCTTGAAAAATTGAAGGAGAATGCTGAGCAAACTGAAAAGACTGCAGAAGCTGAATATATTGATCAAATGATCGCTGTTGTAACACGTATGCATGAGCGGCTTAGTATGCTTAAGCAAGCTGAGAGTAGCAGCCCAGTTCCAGTACCTGCTGATTTTTGTTGTCCTCTCTCTTTGGAGTTGATGACTGATCCAGTGATTGTGGCATCAGGACAAACCTATGAGCGGGCTTTCATTAGGAACTGGATTGATCTTGGACTTACTGTTTGTCCGAAGACTCGGCAGGCACTAGCTCATACCAACCTAATACCTAACTACACTGTAAAAGCACTAATTGCAACTTGGTGTGAGTCAAACAATGTGAAACTGGTTGAGCCCTCGAAGTCCACTAGTTTAAATCAAGCATCTGTCATTCAGGGGTATATGGAGTCTGGTACAACCAGGGACTCACCTGTCTTTTCTCATTCCAGGGGCAACCAGCCATCCTCACCTGAGTCGGTGCGTTCTCATTCTTTTAGTTCACCAGGTAATAACATAACTTCTGCTGGAATCCAGCGAGAGGGAACATCACCATTGCATCCCCGTTCAATTTCTGAAGGTTCCTTAAGTGGTATGGTTAATGGGCAGCATATGGATCTTGCTGGAGCAGGTTTAGATGACAGGTCTGCTAGCTCAGATGAAAGCAGTGTGGATTCAGTTGGCCAACCCTCAATGTCGCCATCTAAAAGGGAATCGTCTGGTGCCTTTATCCCTGACCAAGCCCAAGCCCATGTTAGAACTATTTCTTACTCCAGTGCACTTTCTAGTGGAAATTTCCCCCAAGAAACACCAGGTGATGATAATAGTTCTCCTCAGTTGTCAAGCAGTCCAGCATACAGTAGAGATGTTTCAGGTGAATTAAATCCCGGCCCAGATTCTGCTAGTGCTGCTACTGTTCCATCTTCACATAGAGAACCAGAGTTCCCACCTCGATCGGAGACAAGGTCCCGAACATCCTTGTGGCAGCGACCATCCCAGAGGCTTGTTCCTAGGATGGCATCCTCTCCTGCTGCTGAAACTAGAGCTGATCTTTCTGCTATTGAATCCCAGGTTCGGAAGTTGGTTGAGGGCTTGAAGAGCACCAATATTGATACTCAGAGAGAGGCAACAGTAGAAATTCGGCTTCTTGCCAAGCATAATATGGATAATCGAATTGCAATTGCAAACTGTGGAGCCATTACCATATTAGTTGAGTTACTCAGATCACCAGATACAAGGATCCAGGAAAATGCTGTTACTGCACTTCTGAACTTATCAATCAATGACAATAACAAAAGTGCAATAGCAAATGCTGGTGCAATTGAACCTCTGATTCATGTGCTGAAGACAGGGAGCCCAGAAGCCAAGGAGAATTCTGCTGCCACTCTATTCAGCTTATCAGTGATTGAGGAAAACAAAATTAGCATTGGTAGGTCGGGGGCTATTGGACCGTTGGTTGATCTATTAGGGAATGGAACCCCTAGGGGTAAGAAAGACGCAGCCACTGCTTTGTTTA
This window contains:
- the LOC112719902 gene encoding U-box domain-containing protein 4 translates to MEISLLKMLVNGISSFLNLSFSGNVNSEPISKYYQKAEEILRLLKPIIDAIAHSELASDEVLSKIFEELGHAVDELREHIENWHLLSSKVYFAMQVEPLISRIRTLGLNIFQQLKVSQQCLPDELSSDHLEHCVQKLKHLGHEEVSAVIKEAITEQREGLGPSSEVLAKIADSLGLKSNQEVLIEAVALEKLKENAEQTEKTAEAEYIDQMIAVVTRMHERLSMLKQAESSSPVPVPADFCCPLSLELMTDPVIVASGQTYERAFIRNWIDLGLTVCPKTRQALAHTNLIPNYTVKALIATWCESNNVKLVEPSKSTSLNQASVIQGYMESGTTRDSPVFSHSRGNQPSSPESVRSHSFSSPGNNITSAGIQREGTSPLHPRSISEGSLSGMVNGQHMDLAGAGLDDRSASSDESSVDSVGQPSMSPSKRESSGAFIPDQAQAHVRTISYSSALSSGNFPQETPGDDNSSPQLSSSPAYSRDVSGELNPGPDSASAATVPSSHREPEFPPRSETRSRTSLWQRPSQRLVPRMASSPAAETRADLSAIESQVRKLVEGLKSTNIDTQREATVEIRLLAKHNMDNRIAIANCGAITILVELLRSPDTRIQENAVTALLNLSINDNNKSAIANAGAIEPLIHVLKTGSPEAKENSAATLFSLSVIEENKISIGRSGAIGPLVDLLGNGTPRGKKDAATALFNLSIFHENKNRIVQAGAVKHLVELMDPAAGMVDKAVAVLANLATIQEGRVAIGQEGGIPVLVEVVELGSARGKENAAAALLHLCLHSNRFLSMVLQEGAVPPLVALSQSGTARAKEKAQALLNQFRSQRHNAGRG